One Mercurialis annua linkage group LG3, ddMerAnnu1.2, whole genome shotgun sequence DNA window includes the following coding sequences:
- the LOC126673804 gene encoding uncharacterized protein LOC126673804 isoform X2 — MVSDMSVPSAAAASKDFGKKKRANRSAKLKQCKLDARREQWLSQAVKNRVETQQVLSACENENQRRKNLKVMENFEMRQRKGSEEEEKENKNGSIYHDFDMDSPSNSPTSSSSSSSVLSATDGGTNFSGSSSSSSSSSSSSISSGGCYSGCITEEEEGDDCCLDDWEAVADALAADDVSKQEVQLEPTGLSNAELDDSVSTHEELKQDSEATPTRLASGRAWRPDDAFRPQSLPNLSKQRSFPNAERCYGQHGGGIPWCYANVANVPSSCPICCEELDGTDASFLPCLCGFRLCLFCYNRIRQADGRCPGCRKNYEENPVQSELSDNEGCMTFRLPRSYSMIARS, encoded by the exons ATGGTTTCTGATATGTCAGTTCCTTCTGCTGCTGCTGCTTCGAAGGATTTTGGAAAGAAGAAACGA GCGAACAGGTCAGCCAAATTGAAGCAGTGCAAACTTGATGCTCGTCGCGAGCAATGGCTTTCTCAAG CAGTGAAGAACAGAGTTGAAACGCAACAGGTGTTGTCCGCGTGTGAGAATGAGAATCAGAGGAGGAAGAATTTGAAAGTGATGGAGAATTTTGAGATGAGGCAAAGAAAAGGAAGTGAAGAGGAGGagaaagagaataaaaatgggTCGATTTATCATGATTTTGATATGGATTCACCTTCTAATAGTCCAAcaagcagcagcagcagcagtagCGTACTCAGCGCGACTGATGGTGGTACTAATTTTTCGGGTTCCTCCTCGTCTTCCTCCTCGAGCAGCAGCAGTAGTATAAGCAGTGGTGGGTGTTACTCTGGTTGTATTAcagaggaagaagaaggggaTGATTGTTGCCTGGATGATTGGGAGGCTGTTGCTGATGCACTAGCTGCTGATGATGTTAGCAAGCAAGAAGTTCAGCTCGAGCCTACTGGTTTATCAAATGCTGAGCTGGACGATTCAGTTTCTACCCATGAGGAGTTGAAGCAAGACAGTGAAGCAACACCTACGAGACTGGCTTCTGGCAGGGCGTGGAGACCAGATGATGCGTTTCGCCCCCAGAGTTTGCCTAATTTGTCAAAGCAGCGGAGCTTTCCAAATGCGGAGAGGTGCTACGGACAGCATGGTGGTGGCATTCCATGGTGCTATGCAAATGTTGCTAATGTGCCTTCTTCATGTCCTATATGTTGCGAGGAGTTAGACGGAACTGATGCTAGTTTTTTGCCTTGCCTTTGCGGGTTTCGGCTTTGTCTTTTCTGCTATAATAGAATTCGACAGGCTGATGGGCGCTGTCCGGGTTGCAGGAAGAATTACGAGGAAAATCCTGTGCAATCTGAGCTCAGTGATAATGAAGGTTGCATGACTTTCAGGTTGCCGCGCTCTTACAGCATGATTGCGAGGTCATAG
- the LOC126673804 gene encoding suppressor protein SRP40 isoform X1, whose protein sequence is MVSDMSVPSAAAASKDFGKKKRANRSAKLKQCKLDARREQWLSQGAAVKNRVETQQVLSACENENQRRKNLKVMENFEMRQRKGSEEEEKENKNGSIYHDFDMDSPSNSPTSSSSSSSVLSATDGGTNFSGSSSSSSSSSSSSISSGGCYSGCITEEEEGDDCCLDDWEAVADALAADDVSKQEVQLEPTGLSNAELDDSVSTHEELKQDSEATPTRLASGRAWRPDDAFRPQSLPNLSKQRSFPNAERCYGQHGGGIPWCYANVANVPSSCPICCEELDGTDASFLPCLCGFRLCLFCYNRIRQADGRCPGCRKNYEENPVQSELSDNEGCMTFRLPRSYSMIARS, encoded by the exons ATGGTTTCTGATATGTCAGTTCCTTCTGCTGCTGCTGCTTCGAAGGATTTTGGAAAGAAGAAACGA GCGAACAGGTCAGCCAAATTGAAGCAGTGCAAACTTGATGCTCGTCGCGAGCAATGGCTTTCTCAAG gtGCAGCAGTGAAGAACAGAGTTGAAACGCAACAGGTGTTGTCCGCGTGTGAGAATGAGAATCAGAGGAGGAAGAATTTGAAAGTGATGGAGAATTTTGAGATGAGGCAAAGAAAAGGAAGTGAAGAGGAGGagaaagagaataaaaatgggTCGATTTATCATGATTTTGATATGGATTCACCTTCTAATAGTCCAAcaagcagcagcagcagcagtagCGTACTCAGCGCGACTGATGGTGGTACTAATTTTTCGGGTTCCTCCTCGTCTTCCTCCTCGAGCAGCAGCAGTAGTATAAGCAGTGGTGGGTGTTACTCTGGTTGTATTAcagaggaagaagaaggggaTGATTGTTGCCTGGATGATTGGGAGGCTGTTGCTGATGCACTAGCTGCTGATGATGTTAGCAAGCAAGAAGTTCAGCTCGAGCCTACTGGTTTATCAAATGCTGAGCTGGACGATTCAGTTTCTACCCATGAGGAGTTGAAGCAAGACAGTGAAGCAACACCTACGAGACTGGCTTCTGGCAGGGCGTGGAGACCAGATGATGCGTTTCGCCCCCAGAGTTTGCCTAATTTGTCAAAGCAGCGGAGCTTTCCAAATGCGGAGAGGTGCTACGGACAGCATGGTGGTGGCATTCCATGGTGCTATGCAAATGTTGCTAATGTGCCTTCTTCATGTCCTATATGTTGCGAGGAGTTAGACGGAACTGATGCTAGTTTTTTGCCTTGCCTTTGCGGGTTTCGGCTTTGTCTTTTCTGCTATAATAGAATTCGACAGGCTGATGGGCGCTGTCCGGGTTGCAGGAAGAATTACGAGGAAAATCCTGTGCAATCTGAGCTCAGTGATAATGAAGGTTGCATGACTTTCAGGTTGCCGCGCTCTTACAGCATGATTGCGAGGTCATAG
- the LOC126674330 gene encoding protein EDS1-like, protein MASVRLGENVGIREEIIKKACSMAMKAHKYAGKQLFVSEKIKSSSEVVFSFPGSWSVSDWFSRGEVKVDLQVLPSLKQVGLNHAATVNEAFMMRFKALLAHPQFRKEVGAAATEGKQVMFTGHSLGGPVAMLAAIWFLEEYIRPDPTKRPPLCITFGSPLVGDRLFSHALRRENWSRYFINFIMKHDIVPRISFTPLSSIEQQLKLILSFLSSKSPQVPVNEAVMFFVTVMRNVSSVASHAACKIMGNTNLLLEAISNFIELSPYRPFGTYVFCTGNGKLVVIRNPDAVLQLLFYTSQLNSETELPGVAQSSIKDHLRYKDELEECLQIMQTVTCFENHQLEILPLSSDDVSSESNSALNDLGLSARARLCLRATAELEKQKNNYQREIDKKMADIENGIKNLEGYKKRCQHKAGYYDAFKISDEKEDFDANVERLKLAGLWDEIIEMLKRYELTDEFEGRKAWIDIGNRYRRMVEPLDIANYYRHLKNEDTGPYMERGRPKRYKCAQRWREHTDRMLTDESLESCFWAEVEELSIMSVGLGIREKVSNLKGKVEEWIRNGVQDQDVFLAGSTFDKLLKAHFLANSAQPGFMNLTA, encoded by the exons ATGGCCAGTGTTCGGCTCGGAGAAAACGTAGGAATTCGAGAAGAAATAATCAAGAAAGCCTGTTCAATGGCCATGAAAGCTCATAAGTATGCTGGAAAACAGTTATTTGTTTCGGAAAAGATTAAGTCATCTTCTGAAGTTGTTTTTAGCTTCCCGGGATCTTGGTCTGTGAGTGATTGGTTTAGTAGAGGTGAAGTTAAAGTGGATCTTCAGGTGTTGCCTTCTCTTAAACAAGTTGGTCTTAATCATGCTGCTACTGTTAATGAAGCTTTTATGATGAGATTTAAAGCTCTTTTGGCTCATCCTCAGTTCAGAAAAGAG GTAGGAGCAGCTGCTACGGAAGGAAAACAGGTAATGTTTACTGGGCATTCTTTAGGAGGACCAGTGGCTATGCTTGCTGCCATCTGGTTCTTGGAGGAGTACATAAGACCAGACCCGACCAAAAGGCCACCCCTTTGTATCACTTTCGGATCTCCCCTTGTTGGCGATCGCCTATTCAGCCATGCGTTAAGGCGCGAAAACTGGTCTCGCTACTTCATTAATTTCATCATGAAACACGACATTGTTCCGCGGATATCATTCACTCCTCTGTCGTCCATCGAGCAGCAACTGAAGCTAATTCTCAGTTTCCTCAGTTCAAAATCCCCTCAAGTACCTGTGAATGAAGCTGTGATGTTTTTTGTAACTGTAATGAGGAATGTGTCGTCAGTAGCGAGCCACGCTGCCTGTAAGATAATGGGGAATACAAATCTTCTGTTGGAGGCCATATCGAACTTCATCGAGCTGAGTCCTTATAGACCCTTCGGAACCTATGTCTTCTGCACGGGAAATGGGAAACTCGTTGTCATAAGGAACCCGGACGCTGTTCTACAACTGTTGTTCTATACCTCTCAGTTGAACTCCGAAACAGAACTTCCAGGGGTTGCCCAAAGTAGCATAAAAGATCACCTGAGGTACAAAGATGAACTGGAAGAATGCTTACAAATAATGCAAACCGTAACTTGTTTCGAAAACCATCAATTGGAAATACTTCCATTATCTTCCGATGATGTAAGCTCGGAAAGTAATTCAGCTTTGAATGACTTGGGCTTG AGTGCTAGAGCTCGATTGTGTCTGCGGGCTACAGCAGAATTggagaaacaaaaaaacaattaccAGAGAGAAATAGACAAAAAGATGGCGGACATCGAGAACGGAATAAAAAATCTAGAAGGCTACAAGAAGAGATGCCAGCATAAAGCAGGATACTACGACGCCTTCAAGATTTCCGACGAAAAGGAAGATTTTGACGCTAACGTCGAGAGGCTGAAACTGGCAGGACTATGGGATGAGATAATCGAAATGCTGAAAAGGTACGAACTCACCGACGAATTTGAAGGCAGAAAGGCATGGATTGACATCGGAAACAGATACCGCCGCATGGTTGAACCCTTAGACATTGCTAACTACTATAGGCACCTGAAGAATGAAGATACAGGACCTTATATGGAAAGGGGAAGACCTAAAAGGTACAAATGCGCTCAGAGATGGCGGGAACATACGGATAGAATGTTGACAGATGAGTCTCTCGAATCGTGTTTCTGGGCAGAAGTTGAGGAGCTAAGTATTATGTCTGTCGGATTAGGTATCCGAGAGAAAGTTTCGAACCTGAAGGGTAAAGTTGAAGAGTGGATTAGAAATGGGGTTCAAGACCAAGACGTGTTCTTGGCAGGTTCCACTTTTGATAAATTGTTGAAAGCACACTTCCTAGCTAACTCTGCTCAGCCAGGATTTATGAATTTGACGGCTTAG